A single genomic interval of Spinacia oleracea cultivar Varoflay chromosome 6, BTI_SOV_V1, whole genome shotgun sequence harbors:
- the LOC130463542 gene encoding putative F-box protein At1g53370, translated as MDNKQMPGQGVMDRFPDDIIAQILIRLPVKSIHRFKCVSKVWNSIIKNGRFVSSYISLHGPSWVILVRMVRVDTKSNARVTQFDLQYPPEVSFFQIAPYQMADEPFLESVDGKHPTNPLTGEWVPIPKPPYAVLHGGAVGFISQVDSTGIFERFLVVEYHHLMGQMLLL; from the exons ATGGATAACAAACAGATGCCAGGTCAAGGAGTAATGGATAGGTTTCCTGATGATATAATAGCTCAGATTTTGATCAGGTTACCTGTCAAATCAATTCACCGTTTCAAATGCGTTTCGAAAGTCTGGAATTCCATCATCAAGAATGGTCGTTTTGTATCTTCGTATATCTCACTTCATGGGCCTTCATGGGTTATTTTGGTTCGTATGGTTCGAGTAGACACCAAGTCAAATGCAAGGGTAACTCAGTTTGATCTCCAATACCCCCCGGAAGTGAGCTTCTTCCAAATTGCTCCTTATCAAATGGCTGATGAACCATTTCTGGAATCTGTAGATGGAAAGCACCCAA CCAACCCGCTCACTGGTGAGTGGGTCCCAATTCCGAAGCCTCCTTATGCCGTTTTGCACGGGGGTGCTGTTGGGTTTATTTCTCAGGTTGACTCAACTGGGATTTTTGAGAGGTTTCTAGTTGTTGAATATCACCACTTAATGGGTCAAATGTTGCTACTTTAA
- the LOC110797640 gene encoding methyl-CpG-binding domain-containing protein 4: MKKQKIEDDLKPKRGAIDLYAAQCAKCQKWRSIATKEEYEELRSTFTDDPFTCDRTPDLTCDDPTDLECDASRTWVIDKPNLPLTPAGFKRELILRADYSKLDAHYLTPTGKKVRCQGELVAFMEKHPEYQHLKLDDFNFTVPKVLEDTVPLEVRKKRAEKSAAKKEESDGKKKMSINS, encoded by the exons atgaaaaaacagaAAATTGAAGACGATTTGAAG CCAAAGCGGGGTGCCATAGACTTGTATGCTGCTCAGTGTGCTAAATGCCAAAAATGGAGGTCAATCGCTACAAAGGAAGAGTACGAGGAACTGCGAAGTACGTTCACAGACGACCCGTTTACCTGTGACAGAACACCAGATTTAACATGTGATGACCCGACAGACCTTGAATGTGATGCAAGCAGGACTTGGGTAATTGACAAGCCAAATCTTCCATTGACTCCAGCAGGATTCAAAAGGGAACTCATACTAAGGGCAGATTACTCTAAGTTGGATGCACATTATTTGACACCAACTGGGAAAAAAGTGAGATGTCAGGGAGAATTAGTAGCATTCATGGAGAAGCATCCAGAATACCAACACTTAAAGCTGGATGACTTCAACTTTACTGTTCCAAAGGTATTGGAAGATACAGTCCCTTTAGAGGTGAGAAAGAAACGTGCTGAGAAATCTGCAGCTAAAAAGGAGGAATCTGATGGTAAGAAGAAGATGTCAATCAATTCTTAG
- the LOC110797641 gene encoding uncharacterized protein isoform X2, which yields MCFSSETGKWVTKSANYMLYMHQYGCDGAFEFDGKLYWADMQCGLIVWDDPFGDLDKKEKVECRFIPSPVHFKDVLVGGGFIQCVQISGEGEGYRGFLSLWRLKDNGGEGEWSLAHKVSFSDIWSDESYLAYGLSEVIPRYCFIHPWEADIVFFHIQGRIFSLNVRTKKVESCGDGYSSIIESVFVIPYVLPSWPTSLPPCLTAGNAKEQGNKYFKAKKFNEAITCYTRSIALLRNAVAYANRTMAYIMVSRFHEAEDDCTQALNLDPLYFKGYCRRAIAKKELGNLEGSMEDVVSSLELKPDNKQMKQKYVELKSLLEKVRTSIT from the exons ATGTGTTTTTCTTCGGAAACTGGGAAATGGGTGACAAAATCTGCAAACTATATGCTATATATGCATCAATATGGGTGCGATGGGGCTTTCGAGTTTGATGGCAAGTTGTATTGGGCTGATATGCAGTGTGGGTTAATAGTGTGGGATGACCCCTTTGGTGATTTGGACAAGAAGGAAAAAGTTGAATGCCGATTTATTCCATCACCGGTGCATTTCAAGGATGTCTTAGTGGGTGGAGGGTTCATTCAATGTGTGCAAATATCTGGGGAGGGAGAGGGATATCGTGGTTTTTTAAGTTTGTGGAGGTTGAAGGATAATGGAGGTGAAGGAGAGTGGAGTTTGGCACATAAAGTGTCATTTTCTGACATCTGGTCTGATGAGAGTTATTTAGCTTATGGTTTGAGTGAAGTAATTCCACGTTATTGTTTTATCCATCCCTGGGAAGCTGATATTGTATTCTTCCATATTCAAGGCCGGATTTTTTCGTTGAATGTTCGCACTAAAAAGGTGGAGAGTTGTGGAGATGGTTACTCGAGTATTATTGAATCTGTGTTTGTCATCCCATATGTGCTGCCAAGTTGGCCAACATCACTCCCTCCTTGTTTGA CTGCTGGTAATGCAAAAGAACAGGGCAATAAATATTTCAAGGCTAAAAAATTCAATGAAGCTATAACCTGCTACACCAGAAGCATTGCTCTGTTACGAAATGCTGTAGCTTATGCTAATAGGACGATGGCATATATCATGGTCAGCAGATTCCATGAGGCTGAGGATGATTGTACACAGGCCTTGAACTTAGATCCTCTGTACTTTAAAGGTTATTGTCGCCGAGCAATAGCTAAAAAGGAACTTGGTAATCTTGAGGGATCCATGGAAGATGTAGTGTCATCCTTAGAGTTGAAACCAGATAACAAACAAATGAAGCAGAAATATGTTGAACTTAAGTCCTTGCTTGAGAAGGTTAGAACTTCTATCACTTAG
- the LOC110797641 gene encoding uncharacterized protein isoform X4: MCFSSETGKWVTKSANYMLYMHQYGCDGAFEFDGKLYWADMQCGLIVWDDPFGDLDKKEKVECRFIPSPVHFKDVLVGGGFIQCVQISGEGEGYRGFLSLWRLKDNGGEGEWSLAHKVSFSDIWSDESYLAYGLSEVIPRYCFIHPWEADIVFFHIQGRIFSLNVRTKKVESCGDGYSSIIESVFVIPYVLPSWPTSLPPCLTAGNAKEQGNKYFKAKKFNEAITCYTRSIALLRNAVAYANRTMAYIMVSRFHEAEDDCTQALNLDPLYFKGYCRRAIAKKELGNLEGSMEDVVSSLELKPDNKQMKQKYVELKSLLEKAT, encoded by the exons ATGTGTTTTTCTTCGGAAACTGGGAAATGGGTGACAAAATCTGCAAACTATATGCTATATATGCATCAATATGGGTGCGATGGGGCTTTCGAGTTTGATGGCAAGTTGTATTGGGCTGATATGCAGTGTGGGTTAATAGTGTGGGATGACCCCTTTGGTGATTTGGACAAGAAGGAAAAAGTTGAATGCCGATTTATTCCATCACCGGTGCATTTCAAGGATGTCTTAGTGGGTGGAGGGTTCATTCAATGTGTGCAAATATCTGGGGAGGGAGAGGGATATCGTGGTTTTTTAAGTTTGTGGAGGTTGAAGGATAATGGAGGTGAAGGAGAGTGGAGTTTGGCACATAAAGTGTCATTTTCTGACATCTGGTCTGATGAGAGTTATTTAGCTTATGGTTTGAGTGAAGTAATTCCACGTTATTGTTTTATCCATCCCTGGGAAGCTGATATTGTATTCTTCCATATTCAAGGCCGGATTTTTTCGTTGAATGTTCGCACTAAAAAGGTGGAGAGTTGTGGAGATGGTTACTCGAGTATTATTGAATCTGTGTTTGTCATCCCATATGTGCTGCCAAGTTGGCCAACATCACTCCCTCCTTGTTTGA CTGCTGGTAATGCAAAAGAACAGGGCAATAAATATTTCAAGGCTAAAAAATTCAATGAAGCTATAACCTGCTACACCAGAAGCATTGCTCTGTTACGAAATGCTGTAGCTTATGCTAATAGGACGATGGCATATATCATGGTCAGCAGATTCCATGAGGCTGAGGATGATTGTACACAGGCCTTGAACTTAGATCCTCTGTACTTTAAAGGTTATTGTCGCCGAGCAATAGCTAAAAAGGAACTTGGTAATCTTGAGGGATCCATGGAAGATGTAGTGTCATCCTTAGAGTTGAAACCAGATAACAAACAAATGAAGCAGAAATATGTTGAACTTAAGTCCTTGCTTGAGAAG GCAACTTGA
- the LOC110797641 gene encoding uncharacterized protein isoform X1: MCFSSETGKWVTKSANYMLYMHQYGCDGAFEFDGKLYWADMQCGLIVWDDPFGDLDKKEKVECRFIPSPVHFKDVLVGGGFIQCVQISGEGEGYRGFLSLWRLKDNGGEGEWSLAHKVSFSDIWSDESYLAYGLSEVIPRYCFIHPWEADIVFFHIQGRIFSLNVRTKKVESCGDGYSSIIESVFVIPYVLPSWPTSLPPCLTAGNAKEQGNKYFKAKKFNEAITCYTRSIALLRNAVAYANRTMAYIMVSRFHEAEDDCTQALNLDPLYFKGYCRRAIAKKELGNLEGSMEDVVSSLELKPDNKQMKQKYVELKSLLEKVLFLLCDDWEMVGRMPKYFV; this comes from the exons ATGTGTTTTTCTTCGGAAACTGGGAAATGGGTGACAAAATCTGCAAACTATATGCTATATATGCATCAATATGGGTGCGATGGGGCTTTCGAGTTTGATGGCAAGTTGTATTGGGCTGATATGCAGTGTGGGTTAATAGTGTGGGATGACCCCTTTGGTGATTTGGACAAGAAGGAAAAAGTTGAATGCCGATTTATTCCATCACCGGTGCATTTCAAGGATGTCTTAGTGGGTGGAGGGTTCATTCAATGTGTGCAAATATCTGGGGAGGGAGAGGGATATCGTGGTTTTTTAAGTTTGTGGAGGTTGAAGGATAATGGAGGTGAAGGAGAGTGGAGTTTGGCACATAAAGTGTCATTTTCTGACATCTGGTCTGATGAGAGTTATTTAGCTTATGGTTTGAGTGAAGTAATTCCACGTTATTGTTTTATCCATCCCTGGGAAGCTGATATTGTATTCTTCCATATTCAAGGCCGGATTTTTTCGTTGAATGTTCGCACTAAAAAGGTGGAGAGTTGTGGAGATGGTTACTCGAGTATTATTGAATCTGTGTTTGTCATCCCATATGTGCTGCCAAGTTGGCCAACATCACTCCCTCCTTGTTTGA CTGCTGGTAATGCAAAAGAACAGGGCAATAAATATTTCAAGGCTAAAAAATTCAATGAAGCTATAACCTGCTACACCAGAAGCATTGCTCTGTTACGAAATGCTGTAGCTTATGCTAATAGGACGATGGCATATATCATGGTCAGCAGATTCCATGAGGCTGAGGATGATTGTACACAGGCCTTGAACTTAGATCCTCTGTACTTTAAAGGTTATTGTCGCCGAGCAATAGCTAAAAAGGAACTTGGTAATCTTGAGGGATCCATGGAAGATGTAGTGTCATCCTTAGAGTTGAAACCAGATAACAAACAAATGAAGCAGAAATATGTTGAACTTAAGTCCTTGCTTGAGAAG GTACTCTTTTTGTTATGTGATGACTGGGAAATGGTTGGAAGGATGCCTAAATACTTTGTATGA
- the LOC110797641 gene encoding uncharacterized protein isoform X3, producing MCFSSETGKWVTKSANYMLYMHQYGCDGAFEFDGKLYWADMQCGLIVWDDPFGDLDKKEKVECRFIPSPVHFKDVLVGGGFIQCVQISGEGEGYRGFLSLWRLKDNGGEGEWSLAHKVSFSDIWSDESYLAYGLSEVIPRYCFIHPWEADIVFFHIQGRIFSLNVRTKKVESCGDGYSSIIESVFVIPYVLPSWPTSLPPCLTAGNAKEQGNKYFKAKKFNEAITCYTRSIALLRNAVAYANRTMAYIMVSRFHEAEDDCTQALNLDPLYFKGYCRRAIAKKELGNLEGSMEDVVSSLELKPDNKQMKQKYVELKSLLEKAYGIY from the exons ATGTGTTTTTCTTCGGAAACTGGGAAATGGGTGACAAAATCTGCAAACTATATGCTATATATGCATCAATATGGGTGCGATGGGGCTTTCGAGTTTGATGGCAAGTTGTATTGGGCTGATATGCAGTGTGGGTTAATAGTGTGGGATGACCCCTTTGGTGATTTGGACAAGAAGGAAAAAGTTGAATGCCGATTTATTCCATCACCGGTGCATTTCAAGGATGTCTTAGTGGGTGGAGGGTTCATTCAATGTGTGCAAATATCTGGGGAGGGAGAGGGATATCGTGGTTTTTTAAGTTTGTGGAGGTTGAAGGATAATGGAGGTGAAGGAGAGTGGAGTTTGGCACATAAAGTGTCATTTTCTGACATCTGGTCTGATGAGAGTTATTTAGCTTATGGTTTGAGTGAAGTAATTCCACGTTATTGTTTTATCCATCCCTGGGAAGCTGATATTGTATTCTTCCATATTCAAGGCCGGATTTTTTCGTTGAATGTTCGCACTAAAAAGGTGGAGAGTTGTGGAGATGGTTACTCGAGTATTATTGAATCTGTGTTTGTCATCCCATATGTGCTGCCAAGTTGGCCAACATCACTCCCTCCTTGTTTGA CTGCTGGTAATGCAAAAGAACAGGGCAATAAATATTTCAAGGCTAAAAAATTCAATGAAGCTATAACCTGCTACACCAGAAGCATTGCTCTGTTACGAAATGCTGTAGCTTATGCTAATAGGACGATGGCATATATCATGGTCAGCAGATTCCATGAGGCTGAGGATGATTGTACACAGGCCTTGAACTTAGATCCTCTGTACTTTAAAGGTTATTGTCGCCGAGCAATAGCTAAAAAGGAACTTGGTAATCTTGAGGGATCCATGGAAGATGTAGTGTCATCCTTAGAGTTGAAACCAGATAACAAACAAATGAAGCAGAAATATGTTGAACTTAAGTCCTTGCTTGAGAAG GCTTACGGCATCTACTGA